The nucleotide window GCCTCCCAGCCTCCCTTTTTCAGAACTGTGAACTGGGCATGGGCAGTATCCTTGTCCACGGCCATATCGGAGACGGTCAGACGGACACACGGGAGTGGGCAGGCGCCAACCGCAAGAAGACGCCGTGGCCTTCACCTTGCCAGCGGCAACGGCGCCGGTGCATTCATTaatggccgccgccaccgctcgcTGGGTGCCTGCCTGGGTCACGGCGGGCTCAGAAGCAAAGCGAGGTGCATTCATTaatggccgccgccaccgctcgcTGGGTGCCTGCCTGGGTCACGGCGGGCTCAGAAGCAAAGCGAGAGGGCGCCAGCCTTGTTCACGTACGCCTCCACGGGCCGCTCGCGTCTCGCGCCCGTGCAGCGCGCAACTGCGACGGACGGAGACATGACCCCGCGAAAGCAAGGGACAAAGCCTTTCTTTTTGGGCGGGTACACCGTGGCGCACGGAAAGTGAGCATGGAGTGCGCCCGTCGGTCCGTGCTTGGGCAAGCTGACCTCCCTGCAGGATGTTCGTTTTCTTCCAGGTACGAACCAGAAACGTTATATAATACATATGTGTTAAAAAAAACACATGCATTTTtatctctctctttctcgctggtgaccgccgccgccgacgacggcAACCGGCGAGCTCGCCCCAGCGCCCGCACCGGCCATGGGGgcaatggcggtggtggtggcgaaaaaattcatgtgttaaaATTACATAAAATACATAGTTGTGTAGTAGACAGAGTGATACGAAAAGGGCAATCGTGGTTAGGAGTTGTTAATCGTCGGATTGGACTATTGAAGGAAGCTTCGCATGATCTGTTTTTGGATATATCATAAACAAAGCTACAGCCTGTAGGAACACAACACATCAGCACCCACCTACCGTGACTGTTAAAGCTTCGACGTACTAACGGTCTCAAACAGCCTGTTGGTTTGATGGCTTCACTCAGAGCTTATCACTCGATCAACAATGTTTTTTTCTTACAATAAACTAGTATTAATTAGGTTTATCAGTATAGAAATCATGCGTATCTGGTTTTTTAGTTAGAGGACTAGAAATAAACTGTAGCCATAGTTAGAGAGAAAAAAATAGACTTTTTCCTTAAAGAACCACCAGTCCGTTGCAGATCAAGGAGCGTTTTTAACTAGTGTGCAAATGTGTCTTCTCGGCGAATTTCTGGGACACTGTATCTTACAACGAACACGGTGCTTGGCGCACATAATTTACTCGCGCGCGAACATGGCCTAGTTTACTTTCTCACTTATACTAGTGTACTTTGATTCGAACCGGAGAGTAACAAAGAATGAGAAGCGTCCGTGGGGCGGGAACGGGGAGATGGAGATCGATCGAGGTCACGGTCACGGGCGTGCCAGCGCTTGCGCGAGGCGCTGGACCTTGGCGGCGATCTCCGGCGGGATCCGCACGGCGGACCGGGAGCGCTCCTTACCGCGCCGGAAGTCGAGCCCCAGCGCGTCCGACACGTCCTCGGAGGTCCACCCGGCGCGCCGGAGCGAGTCCGAGCACCGGCCAGTCTTGAGGACCAGCGCGTCGAGGATAGCCTCGGAATCGGGTACTGGGCCCCCGGCTTCCTCGCCGTCGAAGAACCCGGAGGCGGTGACCTCGACCATCTCGTCCACTTCACGGTCCCTCCACCCGCCTTTCTTCAGCATTGATCCGAGCTCGTCGAGGTAGTTGTCCACCCACCGCGGGGTTGACCGCCAGGGTGGCGACGGGCagccagaggaggaggaagaagaggcggTGGAGGCTTCCGAGGACGAGgagtcgcggcggcggcggtcggacGCGGCGTCGCTCCAGAACTCGATCCAGCGCGGGGCCTGGACGGCGTCGAGGCTCCGGCGCGTGCACGACGACCTGCCGGTGGAGAGAGGGGACGCGAGCGGAGAGGAGGAGACGACGTGATCCATCGTCGTCGGCTGGAACGAGGCGTCGCGGGTGAAGAAGTGGAGCAGGTCGAGGCCGCAGCAGAGCACGCGGTCGTCGGCGACGAAGAAGACCGGGTTCCCGGCGAGGCAGGGGCGGCAGGGCAGGTAGCAGCGGTCGAAGAGCGGCACGAGAAGCGGCGCGCGGCGGATGGCGGAGCGCGCGAGCCGCAGGGCGCGGTCCGGGTCGGCGGCCCTCCGCCCCCAGCACCGAGGCCACAGCGCGCCCCTCGCGACCTGGAAAGACGCCGCCGCGGCGGGGAGGTCGAACGCGGCGCGGAGGCCCGCCCGGCCCCGGCCGCGCCAGTCCGGGAACCCGGGACCCGAGGGGACGCCGAGGGCGAGGACGGCGCGGAGGTCCGGCGGGAACGTGAACCCGAACTCGGCCtccgcgcgggcgagctccgcgtCGGAGAGGCCCGGGAGGACGGCCACCCCGGGGGCCTCGCGGAGGTGGGCGAGCACCCCCGCCGCCACGGCGTGGAAGGAGTGCAGCCCGTGCCGCGGCGACGCGGACGCCGATGAGGGCCCCGCGGCGGCGCGCGTGGACAGGCGCCGCAGCGCCGCCGTGTGCGCCACCGACGGGGCCAGCCCCGCCATCCGGTGGTCCACGTCCACCATCGCTGCTGCGCTTTCAACCGGAGTGTGAGCCTGTTGCGTTGCGTCTCGGGTGCGGTgcgggagcgaggagtccttgagATGCCGAGGAAACGGCTGCTGAGACAGAGGACACGAGGAGACGGGCGGAGG belongs to Miscanthus floridulus cultivar M001 chromosome 4, ASM1932011v1, whole genome shotgun sequence and includes:
- the LOC136551910 gene encoding uncharacterized protein, which encodes MVDVDHRMAGLAPSVAHTAALRRLSTRAAAGPSSASASPRHGLHSFHAVAAGVLAHLREAPGVAVLPGLSDAELARAEAEFGFTFPPDLRAVLALGVPSGPGFPDWRGRGRAGLRAAFDLPAAAASFQVARGALWPRCWGRRAADPDRALRLARSAIRRAPLLVPLFDRCYLPCRPCLAGNPVFFVADDRVLCCGLDLLHFFTRDASFQPTTMDHVVSSSPLASPLSTGRSSCTRRSLDAVQAPRWIEFWSDAASDRRRRDSSSSEASTASSSSSSGCPSPPWRSTPRWVDNYLDELGSMLKKGGWRDREVDEMVEVTASGFFDGEEAGGPVPDSEAILDALVLKTGRCSDSLRRAGWTSEDVSDALGLDFRRGKERSRSAVRIPPEIAAKVQRLAQALARP